From Coffea arabica cultivar ET-39 chromosome 2e, Coffea Arabica ET-39 HiFi, whole genome shotgun sequence, the proteins below share one genomic window:
- the LOC113733328 gene encoding large ribosomal subunit protein P1-like, which yields MLVRELACIYTSWILYDDGIPVTAEKIATLVKAANLIVESYWPSLFAKLCKKRNIEDLIVNVGCGGGAAAPVGGDGATPAAAEKKKEAAKEESDEDMGFNFV from the coding sequence ATGTTGGTCAGAGAGCTCGCCTGCATCTACACTTCTTGGATTCTTTACGACGATGGCATCCCTGTCACTGCAGAGAAGATTGCTACATTGGTGAAGGCTGCGAATTTGATCGTGGAATCCTACTGGCCTAGTCTCTTTGCCAAGCTTTGCAAGAAGAGGAACATCGAAGATCTTATCGTCAATGTTGGCTGTGGCGGTGGCGCTGCCGCTCCTGTCGGCGGTGATGGTGCTACCCCTGCCGCCGCTGAGAAGAAGAAGGAGGCGGCCAAGGAAGAGAGTGATGAAGACATGGGATTCAACTTTGTTTGA